The proteins below are encoded in one region of Amycolatopsis acidiphila:
- a CDS encoding transketolase-like TK C-terminal-containing protein produces the protein MASPVISPRSAGAELDVLREVESRVLWLSSAIIHHANRVRPNPSGLKVGGHQASSASMVSIMTSLWFRHLRPQDRVSVKPHASPVLHAINYLLGSLDASYLPRLREFGGLQSYPSRIKDPDPVDYSTGSVGIGATAPIWGTVSRRYVDALAGGAGAGRQYSLVGDAELDEGAVWEAVLDPAVAELGELVWVVDLNRQSLDRVVPNIAADKLQGMFAAAGWQVITLKYGQLIEELFTRPGGAELRQRIDDMPNPEYQRLLRCGAPELRRRLPGIGTGAARIAELIDQVDDATLVGAVANLGGHDLGALDEAFTAIDDTRPTVIFAYTVKGYGLATRGHPQNHSALLTEEQMRELATRAGTDLDDPWRGFDEGTDAQLLCTRTAERLRRPETRLQAPPAVPVDIGRTPSGTATTQAALGRVLLDLTREAPDAARRVVTVSPDVSSTTNLGGWVNKVGVWSSAERQDWFADDAETILHWREKPTGQHIELGIAEVNLVSLLGELGATWSRWGEPLLPIGVLYDPFVGRALEPWSYGIYAGGQSILIGTPSGVSLAPEGGAHQSVTTPSIGLEQPGCVSYEPAFAIDTEWTLLASLARLGRPDGSSAYLRLSTRPVDQSLAAVPADPAARERRRRQAVGGAYPLRRRDGAKVTIAAMGAVLPEAVAAAERLEAAAIPADIICVTSPDLLYRAVRARQGHEQAESWILDQVFPADRATPLVTVLDGHPHTLSFLATINGVAASALGVTRFGQSGSIEDVYRYHGLDADSIVRAALDLAG, from the coding sequence ATGGCCAGCCCAGTGATCAGCCCTCGGTCCGCCGGCGCTGAGCTCGATGTTCTGCGTGAGGTCGAGAGCCGAGTGCTGTGGCTCTCGTCGGCGATCATCCACCATGCCAACCGGGTCCGGCCCAACCCGTCGGGGCTGAAGGTCGGCGGTCACCAGGCGTCGTCCGCGTCGATGGTGTCGATCATGACCTCGCTGTGGTTCCGGCATCTGCGGCCGCAGGACCGGGTATCTGTCAAGCCGCACGCCTCGCCCGTGCTGCACGCGATCAACTACCTGCTCGGCAGCCTGGACGCGTCGTACCTTCCGCGGCTGCGCGAGTTCGGCGGCCTGCAGAGCTACCCGAGCCGGATCAAGGACCCGGACCCCGTGGACTATTCGACCGGCTCCGTCGGCATCGGTGCCACCGCCCCGATCTGGGGGACCGTGTCCCGGCGCTACGTCGACGCCCTCGCCGGCGGGGCGGGCGCCGGGCGCCAGTACTCGCTGGTGGGTGACGCGGAGCTGGACGAGGGCGCGGTGTGGGAGGCCGTGCTGGATCCGGCCGTCGCGGAGCTGGGCGAGCTCGTCTGGGTCGTGGACCTCAACCGCCAGTCCCTGGACAGGGTCGTGCCGAACATCGCCGCGGACAAGCTGCAGGGCATGTTCGCGGCCGCAGGCTGGCAGGTCATCACACTGAAGTACGGGCAGCTCATCGAGGAGTTGTTCACCCGCCCCGGCGGGGCCGAGCTGCGGCAGCGGATCGACGACATGCCCAATCCCGAGTACCAGCGGCTCCTGCGCTGTGGTGCCCCCGAGCTGCGCCGGCGCCTGCCCGGGATCGGTACCGGCGCGGCCCGGATCGCGGAGCTGATCGATCAGGTGGACGACGCGACCCTCGTCGGCGCGGTCGCCAACCTCGGCGGCCACGACCTCGGTGCTCTCGACGAGGCCTTCACGGCCATCGACGACACCCGCCCGACGGTCATCTTCGCCTACACCGTCAAGGGATACGGACTGGCGACCAGGGGACACCCCCAGAACCACTCGGCGCTGCTGACCGAGGAACAGATGCGTGAGCTCGCGACCCGGGCCGGGACCGACCTGGACGATCCGTGGCGCGGGTTCGACGAAGGTACCGACGCCCAGTTGCTCTGCACGCGGACCGCGGAGCGGCTGCGCCGGCCGGAAACGAGACTGCAGGCACCGCCGGCGGTGCCGGTGGACATCGGGCGCACACCGTCCGGCACGGCCACGACCCAGGCCGCCCTCGGGCGCGTGTTGCTGGACCTCACCCGCGAAGCACCGGACGCCGCCCGCCGGGTCGTGACGGTCAGCCCCGACGTCAGCTCGACGACCAACCTCGGCGGCTGGGTGAACAAGGTGGGCGTGTGGTCCTCCGCCGAGCGCCAGGACTGGTTCGCCGACGACGCCGAGACCATCCTGCACTGGCGGGAGAAACCGACCGGGCAGCACATCGAGCTCGGGATCGCCGAGGTCAACCTGGTGAGCCTGCTGGGGGAGCTGGGCGCCACCTGGAGCAGGTGGGGCGAACCGCTGCTGCCGATCGGGGTGCTCTACGACCCGTTCGTCGGGCGGGCGCTGGAACCGTGGTCCTACGGCATCTACGCCGGGGGACAGTCCATCCTCATCGGCACCCCGTCCGGGGTTTCGCTGGCACCGGAAGGGGGCGCCCACCAGTCCGTCACCACGCCCTCCATCGGGCTGGAGCAGCCGGGCTGTGTCAGCTACGAGCCCGCGTTCGCGATCGACACCGAATGGACGTTGCTGGCCAGCCTCGCTCGCCTCGGCAGGCCGGACGGCAGTTCGGCGTACCTCCGGCTCTCGACCAGGCCGGTCGACCAGTCACTGGCCGCGGTGCCCGCCGACCCCGCCGCGCGCGAGCGTCGCCGCCGTCAGGCGGTGGGGGGCGCCTATCCGTTGCGGCGGCGGGACGGGGCCAAGGTGACGATCGCGGCGATGGGCGCCGTGCTGCCCGAGGCAGTGGCCGCCGCGGAACGGCTCGAGGCCGCCGCTATCCCGGCGGACATCATCTGCGTGACCAGCCCTGACCTGCTCTACCGCGCGGTGCGCGCGCGCCAGGGGCATGAACAGGCCGAGTCGTGGATCCTCGACCAGGTGTTCCCGGCCGACCGGGCCACGCCACTCGTCACCGTCCTGGACGGACACCCCCACACCCTGTCGTTCCTGGCCACGATCAACGGGGTGGCGGCCAGCGCGCTCGGCGTGACGCGCTTCGGGCAGTCCGGCTCGATCGAGGACGTGTACCGCTACCACGGACTGGACGCCGACAGCATCGTCCGGGCCGCCCTCGACCTCGCCGGCTGA
- a CDS encoding SDR family oxidoreductase — MKHIVVVGASGIAGRHLLRELCTRDVEVVAISHSVEGEAALQTAGVPVVRAGLDDISALRSAFSGAHAVYAIPPALHPREDELIVNAVRAAAEAGARRFVYHSVLHPCTPTLRNHLRKARAEAAVRESSPAWTILQPSLYAQVVLAMFADAAPGAARVPFDRDAKLAVLDLADLAEVGARVATEDGHEYATYELAGPLTTMAQMVAAVGARRGVRLRAESGSPLAAPLPPAARHHPMAGADMISTFAHYDTHGFPGNPRVLTLLLGREPATFDQVAARDLR, encoded by the coding sequence GTGAAGCACATCGTGGTGGTCGGCGCCTCGGGCATCGCCGGGCGGCACCTGCTCCGGGAGCTGTGCACCAGGGACGTCGAGGTCGTCGCGATCAGTCACAGCGTGGAGGGCGAAGCGGCTTTGCAAACAGCCGGCGTGCCGGTGGTGCGCGCCGGCCTCGACGACATCTCCGCTCTGCGGTCGGCATTTTCCGGCGCGCACGCCGTCTACGCGATACCACCCGCTCTGCACCCGCGGGAGGACGAGCTCATCGTCAACGCGGTGCGCGCCGCGGCCGAGGCCGGTGCCCGGCGGTTCGTCTACCACTCGGTGCTGCACCCTTGCACGCCGACGCTGCGCAATCACCTGCGGAAGGCCCGCGCCGAGGCGGCCGTGCGGGAGAGCTCGCCGGCGTGGACGATCCTGCAGCCTTCCCTGTACGCCCAGGTGGTCCTCGCGATGTTCGCCGACGCGGCCCCGGGCGCCGCGCGGGTGCCGTTCGACCGGGACGCCAAGCTCGCGGTCCTCGATCTCGCGGACCTCGCCGAGGTCGGCGCCCGGGTCGCCACAGAGGACGGTCACGAGTACGCCACGTACGAGCTCGCCGGTCCACTGACGACGATGGCGCAGATGGTGGCGGCCGTCGGCGCGCGGCGCGGTGTCCGGCTGCGCGCCGAAAGCGGGTCGCCCCTGGCCGCCCCGCTGCCGCCCGCGGCCCGGCACCACCCGATGGCGGGCGCCGACATGATCTCGACGTTCGCCCACTACGACACGCACGGTTTCCCCGGCAACCCGAGGGTGCTGACCCTGCTGCTCGGGCGCGAGCCGGCCACCTTCGACCAGGTCGCCGCCCGGGACCTGCGCTGA
- a CDS encoding NADPH-dependent FMN reductase: MTQEITGDEAVPIRVLCLGGSTRADSSSEKALRAAAASVVEAGAEVEVLAGPELVLPIYAPENPERTENAEALVAALRRCDGVILSSPGYHGTLSGLMKNVLDYVEDLRADDRPYLDGLPVGCIAVAYGWQATVTTLQSLRQTVHALRGWPTPLGAAVNASGPVFDTDGQCVDGAARMQLETVARQVVEFARAWHGAGALQPR; the protein is encoded by the coding sequence ATGACCCAGGAGATCACCGGCGACGAGGCGGTGCCGATCCGCGTCCTCTGCCTCGGCGGTTCCACACGAGCGGACTCGAGCTCGGAGAAGGCCTTGCGCGCCGCCGCAGCGTCCGTCGTGGAGGCCGGCGCGGAGGTCGAGGTCCTGGCCGGCCCGGAGTTGGTGCTGCCGATCTACGCGCCGGAGAACCCCGAGCGTACGGAGAACGCCGAGGCACTGGTCGCGGCCCTGCGCCGGTGCGACGGCGTGATCCTGTCCTCGCCCGGGTACCACGGCACACTCTCGGGCTTGATGAAGAACGTGCTCGACTACGTCGAAGACCTGCGCGCCGACGACCGGCCCTACCTCGACGGGCTCCCCGTCGGCTGCATCGCGGTGGCGTACGGCTGGCAGGCCACCGTGACCACCTTGCAGAGCCTGCGCCAGACCGTCCACGCGCTGCGCGGCTGGCCGACCCCGCTGGGCGCGGCCGTCAACGCCTCCGGGCCGGTGTTCGACACCGACGGTCAGTGCGTCGACGGTGCCGCGCGGATGCAGCTGGAGACAGTGGCGCGGCAGGTCGTGGAGTTCGCCCGGGCGTGGCACGGGGCCGGAGCGCTGCAGCCGCGGTGA
- a CDS encoding bifunctional 3,4-dihydroxy-2-butanone-4-phosphate synthase/GTP cyclohydrolase II, whose amino-acid sequence MEMSTVEEAVAVFAAGGAVVVLDDEDRENEADLIMAAEHATPRTVAFFLEHTSGFLCVSVSPERADELGLDLMTEDNTEAQGTAFLVSVDARTGTTTGISAGDRAATCRALADVRTRPEDLARPGHVLPLRARPGGVLKRAGHTEAGVDLCSLAGLAPAALLCEMVTSDRLGMLRGRDAVAFARRQNLPVITIADLVRHRRASTRLAERSGEARVATPDAEFQVVAYRSVLDDVEHLALVLGDVADGEPVLARVHSECLTGDLFGSLRCDCGPQLRLAVQRIAQEGRGVIVYLRGHEGRGIGIGHKLRAYQLQEQGLDTVDANTALGLPVDTREYGIGAEILADLGVREVLLMTNNPHKYGGLDGHGVRVTGRVPLQTEPTRHNIRYLVTKRDRMGHLLDLTRETTA is encoded by the coding sequence ATGGAGATGTCGACTGTCGAGGAGGCTGTCGCCGTGTTCGCGGCGGGCGGTGCGGTGGTGGTTCTCGACGACGAGGACCGGGAGAACGAAGCCGACCTGATCATGGCGGCGGAACACGCGACGCCGCGGACGGTGGCGTTCTTCCTGGAGCACACCTCGGGCTTCCTGTGCGTTTCGGTCTCGCCGGAGCGCGCGGATGAACTCGGGCTCGACCTGATGACCGAGGACAACACCGAGGCCCAGGGCACGGCCTTTCTCGTCAGCGTCGACGCTCGCACCGGGACGACCACGGGGATCAGTGCCGGCGATCGCGCGGCGACCTGCCGGGCACTGGCCGACGTGCGCACCCGCCCCGAGGACCTGGCTCGCCCGGGGCATGTGCTCCCGCTGCGGGCCCGGCCCGGCGGTGTGCTCAAACGGGCCGGGCACACCGAAGCGGGCGTCGACCTGTGTTCGCTGGCCGGACTGGCGCCGGCAGCGCTCCTGTGCGAGATGGTCACCTCCGACCGGCTCGGCATGCTGCGGGGCCGGGACGCGGTGGCCTTCGCGCGGCGGCAGAACCTTCCGGTCATCACGATCGCCGACCTGGTCCGGCACCGCCGGGCGAGCACCCGCCTCGCAGAGCGTTCCGGCGAGGCCAGGGTGGCCACCCCGGACGCGGAGTTCCAGGTCGTCGCCTACCGATCGGTGCTCGACGACGTGGAGCATCTCGCCCTGGTGCTCGGCGATGTCGCCGACGGGGAGCCGGTCCTGGCGCGGGTGCACAGCGAATGCCTGACCGGCGACCTGTTCGGTTCGCTGCGGTGCGACTGCGGCCCGCAGCTACGACTCGCCGTGCAACGGATCGCACAGGAGGGACGCGGCGTCATCGTGTACCTGCGGGGGCACGAGGGGAGGGGCATCGGGATCGGCCACAAGCTGCGCGCCTATCAGCTGCAGGAACAGGGCCTCGACACCGTCGATGCCAACACCGCGCTCGGGCTGCCGGTCGACACCCGCGAGTACGGCATCGGCGCCGAGATCCTGGCCGATCTCGGTGTCCGGGAAGTGCTGCTGATGACGAACAACCCGCACAAGTACGGCGGCCTGGACGGTCACGGTGTCCGGGTCACCGGCCGAGTGCCCCTGCAGACCGAACCGACCCGGCACAACATCCGGTACCTGGTGACCAAGCGCGACCGGATGGGGCACCTGCTGGACCTGACAAGGGAGACCACGGCATGA
- a CDS encoding FAD-binding oxidoreductase, producing MSALSRPSFDDFPATFRGQLYRQSDLGYPDVRAIFNARMAHWTPGLIARAADADDVVTVVRYAADAGIPLAVKSGGHGVDGSAMPDGALVLDLSNLKEIRVDTDTGRVRLGSGVLLGEMDPALAERGLVVPAGTVSTTGVAGLTLGGGVGYNMRRYGATVDNLLACEVVTADGRKVRASHEENPDLFWALRGGGGNFGVVTHFEFQARPLPETVFAGFIPFTLDQAPAVMTGLRSYMRTAPRELAVIGAMTQCPPLPPVPADMHGANSLMLIVVYTGAPEGAEKILADLAGLGEAAVVAVMPTPWPVANRMLDVIAPQGRRAYTKGAYLAELTDEVVAIAMKHAEVAPPRTNPPAPSSVQNFWAMGGAISEDADESSAAFSREGAQWFWEVATQCDDAADDEKFMTWADRLHADLAPHFLANCYINLTTDMGPEWRKGAWGSPEKYRKLVDAKTRWDPANMFRFNKNIEPGTAAG from the coding sequence ATGTCGGCACTGTCCCGGCCTTCTTTCGACGATTTTCCCGCTACTTTCCGTGGTCAACTGTATCGGCAGAGTGATCTCGGCTATCCGGATGTGCGGGCGATCTTCAACGCCCGGATGGCGCACTGGACGCCCGGGCTGATCGCGCGGGCCGCCGACGCCGACGACGTGGTGACCGTGGTCCGGTACGCGGCCGACGCCGGTATCCCGCTGGCCGTCAAATCGGGCGGTCACGGCGTCGACGGTTCCGCGATGCCGGACGGAGCGCTCGTGCTGGATCTGAGCAACCTCAAGGAGATCCGGGTCGACACGGACACCGGCCGCGTCCGGCTGGGCTCGGGCGTGCTGCTCGGCGAGATGGATCCCGCGCTGGCCGAGCGCGGCCTGGTGGTGCCCGCGGGCACGGTGAGCACGACCGGGGTCGCGGGCCTGACCCTGGGCGGTGGCGTCGGCTACAACATGCGCCGGTACGGGGCCACCGTCGACAACCTGCTCGCGTGTGAGGTGGTCACAGCGGACGGGCGAAAGGTCCGGGCATCACACGAGGAGAACCCGGATCTGTTCTGGGCGTTGCGGGGCGGGGGCGGCAATTTCGGTGTGGTCACACATTTCGAGTTCCAGGCCAGGCCTCTGCCGGAAACCGTGTTCGCCGGGTTCATCCCGTTCACGCTGGATCAGGCGCCGGCGGTGATGACCGGACTGCGCTCGTACATGCGCACGGCTCCGCGCGAGCTCGCTGTGATCGGGGCGATGACCCAGTGCCCGCCGCTGCCACCGGTGCCCGCGGACATGCACGGCGCGAACTCGCTGATGCTGATCGTGGTCTACACCGGTGCGCCGGAGGGCGCGGAGAAGATCCTGGCCGATCTCGCCGGGCTCGGTGAGGCGGCGGTCGTGGCGGTGATGCCGACTCCGTGGCCGGTGGCCAACCGGATGCTCGACGTGATCGCGCCCCAGGGCCGCCGCGCCTACACCAAGGGCGCGTACCTGGCTGAGCTGACCGACGAGGTCGTCGCCATCGCCATGAAGCACGCGGAGGTCGCGCCCCCGCGGACCAACCCGCCCGCGCCGAGCTCGGTGCAGAACTTCTGGGCGATGGGCGGTGCGATCAGTGAGGACGCCGACGAGTCCTCGGCTGCTTTCTCGCGCGAGGGTGCACAGTGGTTCTGGGAGGTCGCCACCCAGTGCGACGACGCCGCCGACGACGAGAAGTTCATGACGTGGGCGGACCGGCTGCACGCCGACCTGGCGCCCCACTTCCTCGCCAACTGCTACATCAACCTCACCACGGACATGGGCCCCGAATGGCGCAAGGGCGCTTGGGGCTCACCGGAGAAGTACCGGAAGCTCGTCGACGCCAAGACCAGGTGGGACCCGGCGAACATGTTCCGGTTCAACAAGAACATCGAGCCAGGTACGGCCGCGGGCTGA
- a CDS encoding glyoxalase, with protein sequence MIELYVLDVPEFRAFIDEGAKVADQCRTIGNYVLLCSNDTLVIDRRQAGVRQAVWYSAVGALRHGKVAQFDKDALRVEPE encoded by the coding sequence GTGATCGAACTCTACGTGCTCGACGTACCGGAGTTCCGAGCGTTCATCGACGAAGGTGCCAAGGTGGCGGACCAGTGCCGCACGATCGGCAACTACGTGCTGCTGTGTTCGAACGACACGCTGGTGATCGACCGGCGTCAGGCGGGAGTCCGCCAGGCCGTCTGGTACAGCGCCGTCGGTGCGCTCCGGCACGGCAAGGTCGCGCAGTTCGACAAGGACGCGCTGCGCGTCGAACCTGAGTGA
- a CDS encoding VOC family protein, which yields MTEELGHLARGVDHAAFPTFDPAGTVRFYHDILGFPIVHSVCAVGWGPSDHPDFVHFFFDIGKGDRLAFFYYFGLGQFSEPGQDAYATHGPEVPGFFRDSRHLAIHVDSEDALAEYRRRLEDNDWTVEMQVKHETIESIYTHDPNGFLVEFTYPTRETTKVDDEDAELTVRALLDVVSGDEQPTLSKLWARKAELIVANAATALEGQQGR from the coding sequence ATGACGGAAGAACTCGGCCACCTTGCCCGAGGCGTGGATCACGCGGCGTTCCCGACCTTCGACCCGGCCGGTACCGTGCGCTTCTACCACGACATCCTCGGGTTCCCCATCGTGCACTCGGTGTGCGCGGTCGGCTGGGGCCCGTCCGATCACCCTGATTTCGTCCACTTCTTCTTCGACATCGGGAAGGGTGACCGGCTCGCGTTCTTCTACTACTTCGGGCTCGGGCAGTTCAGCGAGCCGGGGCAGGACGCGTACGCCACGCACGGTCCCGAGGTGCCGGGCTTCTTCCGGGACTCCCGCCACCTCGCCATCCACGTCGACTCCGAGGACGCCCTGGCCGAGTACCGGCGGCGCCTGGAGGACAACGACTGGACGGTCGAGATGCAGGTCAAGCACGAGACCATCGAGTCGATCTACACCCACGACCCGAACGGCTTCCTCGTCGAGTTCACCTACCCGACCCGGGAGACCACCAAGGTCGACGACGAGGACGCGGAGCTGACGGTCCGGGCGCTGCTCGACGTGGTCTCCGGGGACGAGCAGCCGACGCTGTCGAAGCTGTGGGCGCGGAAGGCGGAGCTGATCGTCGCCAACGCCGCGACGGCGCTGGAAGGGCAGCAGGGTCGGTGA
- a CDS encoding heme-binding protein, with amino-acid sequence MSDVVSEARLAEPAMLKMLKAAVTEARRREAPSGIAIVDVSGLLRVSVLMDGAVPLANEIVPKKARTAAFTGAPTGGMPAELAAKLASAAADFVDLPGGLPIVVDGVVVGGIAAGGMSAENDVAIAQAGLAAVDIATLTT; translated from the coding sequence ATGTCCGATGTGGTGTCCGAGGCCAGGCTGGCCGAGCCGGCGATGCTCAAGATGCTGAAGGCGGCGGTCACGGAGGCGCGAAGGCGGGAGGCGCCTTCCGGAATCGCCATCGTCGACGTCAGCGGCCTGCTGCGCGTGTCGGTCCTCATGGACGGCGCCGTGCCGCTGGCGAACGAGATCGTCCCGAAAAAGGCGCGCACCGCTGCGTTCACCGGTGCGCCCACCGGCGGCATGCCCGCGGAGCTGGCGGCGAAGCTCGCCTCGGCCGCGGCCGATTTCGTCGACCTTCCCGGCGGTCTGCCGATCGTCGTGGACGGGGTCGTCGTGGGCGGTATCGCCGCGGGCGGGATGTCGGCGGAGAACGACGTCGCGATCGCCCAGGCGGGCCTCGCCGCGGTCGACATCGCGACTTTGACGACCTAG
- a CDS encoding FAD-dependent monooxygenase: protein MTRRVTIIGGGPAGAFTARLLALRHPDWQVRLFERLPPDDTFGFGVGLTHGLLRAVEKADPEVTRRLLAAVHPFSSARFEVPQGTVRFGQFHSGAIRRAKLLRILLDSAAEAGAEVEIGRAVTVDEVSADADLVVAADGLSSPTRGKLAELGAVTNLGRGAFIWCGAEVELDGTVFMPVETDAGTFVAHSYPYDRGLSTFVIEASRQTVERAGFVGRTWGSDGESDDEALAYLSAAFAGLLDGGKLFGNRSRWSHFTTLTCARWHSGNVVLLGDAVATVHPSLGSGTKVALESAIALADAIDENGDRPLPAALPVFERNRRPKVERLQDTARRSQLWWESFTARGDLSPSRLAVAYLSRAGVVSMTDLVTDMPELASRASADYAGVAPADVALDDINTWLLAHPIEAHGMRFPGRLLKGPAEVSGVATIEIACGDAWGEEADEYLERARGYVRSGARLIRLDGGDSRQAVLDRLAIAERLRRELAVAVGVSIDEQHVDLAASGLVAGRTDLVWAAG, encoded by the coding sequence ATGACTCGACGTGTGACGATCATCGGCGGTGGTCCGGCCGGTGCGTTCACCGCCAGGCTGCTGGCCTTGCGACACCCGGACTGGCAGGTCCGGCTCTTCGAGCGGCTGCCACCGGACGACACGTTCGGTTTCGGTGTCGGCCTGACCCACGGGCTGCTCCGCGCGGTGGAGAAGGCCGATCCGGAGGTGACACGACGGCTGCTGGCGGCGGTGCACCCGTTCAGTTCGGCTCGCTTCGAGGTTCCGCAGGGGACCGTCCGGTTCGGACAGTTCCACAGCGGGGCCATCCGGCGGGCCAAGCTCCTGAGGATCCTGCTGGACAGCGCGGCGGAGGCGGGTGCCGAGGTCGAGATCGGCCGTGCCGTCACGGTCGACGAGGTGTCCGCGGACGCGGACCTGGTCGTGGCCGCTGATGGGTTGTCGAGTCCTACCAGGGGGAAGCTCGCGGAACTCGGCGCTGTCACGAACCTCGGCCGCGGCGCCTTCATCTGGTGCGGCGCCGAGGTGGAGCTGGACGGCACGGTGTTCATGCCGGTGGAGACCGACGCGGGCACCTTCGTCGCGCACTCCTACCCGTACGACCGAGGCCTGTCCACCTTCGTCATCGAAGCGAGCCGGCAGACCGTCGAGCGAGCTGGTTTCGTCGGCCGCACCTGGGGTTCCGACGGCGAATCGGACGACGAGGCCCTCGCGTACCTCTCCGCCGCGTTCGCCGGGCTGCTCGATGGCGGCAAGCTCTTCGGAAACCGGTCCCGGTGGTCACACTTCACGACGCTGACATGCGCTCGATGGCACAGCGGCAACGTGGTGCTCCTCGGCGACGCCGTCGCCACCGTGCATCCGTCGCTCGGGTCGGGCACCAAGGTCGCCCTGGAGAGCGCGATCGCCCTCGCCGACGCGATCGACGAGAACGGCGACCGGCCGTTGCCGGCCGCCTTGCCGGTCTTCGAGCGCAACCGGCGCCCGAAGGTCGAGCGGCTGCAGGACACCGCCCGGCGCAGCCAGCTCTGGTGGGAGTCGTTCACCGCGCGCGGCGACCTCTCGCCGTCGCGGCTCGCGGTCGCCTACCTCAGCCGGGCGGGGGTGGTGTCGATGACCGACTTGGTCACCGACATGCCCGAACTGGCCAGTCGGGCTTCCGCGGACTACGCCGGGGTAGCCCCCGCCGACGTGGCCCTCGACGACATCAACACGTGGCTGCTCGCCCATCCGATCGAGGCGCACGGGATGCGGTTTCCGGGGCGCCTCCTCAAGGGGCCTGCGGAGGTCAGCGGGGTGGCGACGATCGAGATCGCCTGCGGTGATGCCTGGGGCGAGGAGGCGGACGAGTACCTCGAGCGGGCGCGCGGATACGTGCGCTCGGGTGCCCGCCTCATCCGGCTCGACGGTGGTGACAGCCGGCAGGCGGTGCTGGACCGGCTCGCGATCGCCGAGCGGTTGCGCCGCGAACTCGCGGTCGCGGTCGGGGTTTCGATCGACGAGCAGCATGTCGATCTCGCTGCCTCGGGGCTCGTCGCCGGGCGTACCGATCTCGTGTGGGCGGCCGGCTGA
- a CDS encoding hydroxymethylglutaryl-CoA lyase has product MSLPSQISLREVGPRDGLQNERPVPLAAKLELLEALVAAGLRRIEATAFVSPRAVPAMADAAEVAAELHRWPDVRWSALVASRNGARRALAAGVTELEYVVSAADGHSWANVRRDTATALGDVAPIAATVHAAGGFCEVIVATAWDCPFDGPTSADRVVRVVSEAIGMGADAVCLADTIGTATPARVVSLLEQVRDRHPDVPLGLHMHNTRGMGIAGVLAALQFGVVDIDASIGGLGGCPFAPGASGNVATEETAYLCHDSGIETGTDLGGLIEAARLAQRLVGRPLDSGVLRAGDRPRGPSNSGPGVTKVGRP; this is encoded by the coding sequence ATGTCCTTACCCTCTCAGATCAGCCTGCGTGAGGTCGGCCCGCGCGACGGGCTGCAGAACGAGCGGCCCGTTCCACTGGCGGCCAAGCTGGAGTTGCTCGAGGCGCTGGTCGCCGCCGGCCTCAGACGCATCGAGGCGACGGCCTTCGTCTCACCACGGGCCGTGCCGGCGATGGCCGACGCGGCCGAGGTGGCCGCCGAGCTGCACCGGTGGCCGGACGTCCGGTGGTCCGCCCTGGTGGCGAGCCGGAACGGGGCGCGACGTGCCCTCGCTGCCGGCGTCACCGAGCTCGAGTACGTCGTGTCGGCCGCGGACGGGCACAGCTGGGCGAATGTCCGGCGTGACACGGCGACGGCCCTTGGCGACGTGGCGCCGATCGCCGCGACGGTCCACGCCGCGGGCGGTTTCTGCGAAGTCATCGTGGCCACCGCATGGGACTGCCCGTTCGACGGGCCGACGTCGGCAGACCGGGTGGTGCGTGTCGTTTCCGAGGCGATCGGCATGGGGGCCGACGCCGTGTGCCTGGCCGACACGATCGGCACCGCGACGCCCGCGCGCGTGGTGAGCCTGCTGGAGCAGGTCCGTGACCGGCATCCCGATGTGCCGCTGGGACTGCACATGCACAACACACGCGGGATGGGGATCGCGGGCGTCCTCGCGGCCCTGCAGTTCGGCGTGGTCGACATCGACGCGTCGATCGGCGGCCTCGGTGGCTGCCCCTTCGCGCCCGGCGCGAGCGGGAACGTGGCGACCGAGGAAACCGCCTATCTCTGCCATGACTCCGGTATCGAAACCGGTACCGACCTCGGCGGCCTCATCGAGGCCGCGCGGCTGGCCCAGCGTCTGGTGGGCCGCCCGCTCGACAGCGGTGTGCTGAGGGCGGGCGACCGGCCGCGAGGGCCGTCGAACAGCGGCCCGGGCGTGACGAAAGTAGGGAGACCATGA